The segment GGAGATAAGCGGCTTCTCCGAGGAGGAGTTGCTGGGAGCACCCCACAACATCATCCGGCATCCCGACATGCCCGCCGACGCCTTCGCCGATCTTTGGCGGACCATCAAGGCCGGGCGGTCCTGGGAAGGGATGGTCAAGAACCGGACCCGATCCGGCGACCATTACTGGGTGCGGGCCAACGTCACGCCCGTGGTCGAGGGAGGCGCGGTCACGGGTTACGTGTCGATCCGGTCGAAGCCGACCCGGGAAGAGGTCGGGCAAGCCGAGGCGGGTTACGCGGCCCTGCGCGAGGGCCGCGCCGGCGCCATGGCGCTGGAAGAGGGCGAGATCGTCGGGACCGGCATGGCGGCCCGCGCCGCCGCCGCTTGGCATGGCCTGCGCGTACGCCTGGTAGCGTCCTTCGCGCTGATCATCGCCATGATGATCGCGGTCGGCTGGCTGGGCCTGGGCGGCATGGAAGGATCGAACGGCAGGCTCCAGACCGTCTATGCCGACCGGGTCGTGCCGCTCCGCGACCTCAAGCGGATCTCCGACGCCTACGCGGTCTCGGTGGTCGATGCCTCCCACAAGGTGAACAACGGGAACTTCGGATGGGACGAGGGGGCCGCCTCCGTCGCGGCCGCCCGGAGCGAGATCCGGAGCCTTTGGAAGACCTACCTCGACACGCTGCTGACCGCCGAGGAAGCGGCCCTCGTCGAGCAGGCGCGGCGGCTGATGACGGCCGCCGACACGGCGGTCGAGGAATTGGCCCGCCTGCTGGCCGCGCGCGACTCGGCCGGGCTGGACGGGTTCGTCAGGTCGCGCCTGTACCAGACCATCGATCCCGTGACCGAGAAGCTGGCCGAACTGATCAACCTCCAGCTCCGCGTGTCCGAGGCGGAAACCCGGAGCGCGCAGGAGAGCTTCCGGATCCGGTTCCAGGCGGTGATCGGGCTGGTCGCCCTGTGCATCGCGATCACCGCCCTCTTCGCCTACGGCCTGGTGCGCGCGATCCAACGCCCGGTCGGCCGGCTGGAGGTCCATTTCCAGGCGATCGCGGCGGGCGACGCCCACCACCGCATCGACCTGCCCCGCACGCGCGAGTTCCGGCGGGTCACCGCCCAGCTCCGGACCATGTGGGCTCACCTGCTCTACGGCGTCCAGGCGCGGGCGGAGCTGGACCGCAAGGCGGAGGCCGATCGGGTCGCCGCCCTCCTGGCCATGGCCGACACGGTCGAGCGGGAGGCCGGCCACGCGGTCGAGCAGGTCGCGATGCGCACCGGCTCCATGGCGGCCGATGCGGACGGCATGGCCGCCTCGGCCGAGCGGGTCAGCCTCAACGCGGGGAGCGTGTCGTCCGCCGCCGACGCGGCCCTGGCGAACGCCCAGACCGTGGCCGCCGCCACCGAACAGCTCTCGGCCTCGATCCAGGAGATCACGACCCAGGTCGCGGCCGCCGGCACCGTGACCCGCCGCGCCGTCGAGGATGGGCGCCACACCCGGGAGACGATCCGCTCCCTGTCCGACGCGGTGGCCTCGATCAGCGACGTGGTCAACCTGATCCAGGACATCGCAGGGCAGACCAACCTGCTGGCCCTCAACGCCACCATCGAGGCCGCCCGCGCCGGGGAGGCGGGCAAGGGATTCGCCGTGGTGGCGAGCGAGGTCAAGAATCTGGCCAACCAGACCGCCCGCTCCACCGAGGAGATCACCCGCCAGATCGCCGAGATCCAGTCGGTGACCGGGACGGCCGTCGACGCGGTGGAACGGATCGGCGCCACCATCGCGGAGATCGACCAGATCTCCGGGGGGATCGCCGCTGCGATGGAGGAGCAGTCCGCCGCCACGCGGGAGATCAGCCGGAGCGTCGCCGAAACCTCGGTCGCGGCCCAGGAGGTCTCGGCCCGCATCGCCGACGTCTCGCACGAGGCGTCCGAGACCGGGCGGCAGGCGGTGCAGGTCAAGGCCGGCATGGGCGAGGTCGCCCATGCCACCGCCGACCTGCGGGCGGCGCTGGTCCGCGTGGTCCGCACCTCGACCGTCGTGACCGACCGCCGGCGCCTGCCGCGCTTCCGGGTGGACGAGCCCTGCACGGTGACCCTTGAAGGCTCGGAGCGGCAGGCCCGCATCCTCGACCTGTCCGCCGCCGGCGCCCTGCTTTCGACCGCCGGCGCTGCCGCGGTCGGGACCATCGGCCGCCTGGACCTGCGCGACGGCACCGGCATCGGCATCACGGTCCGGGATACCGACGCCGACGGGATCCATGTCGAATTCGTCGAGGGCTCCGGGAACGGCGACTTCGCGAACTCGGTGGAGCGGATCACCCGCGGGCGACCGATGGTGGCGGCATAGCGCGTCCGGCCGGGGCGGAGGCGCCGCCGGTTCGTTCCGGCGGAGCGTCGGCGATCCGCTCGACCGCCCGGGCCGCGGCATCCTCGAAGGGGCTGATGACCAGGTCGGTGCCCGCGAGCAGGAGATGCTCCCTGTCGGCGCCGTCGGCACCGGTCAGCGCCACCCGCCCCGCGAAACCCGCCCTCCGCAGCGACTGCAGCAGGGAGAGCCGGAAGTCGTGATGGCTGATCGTCTGCGGATGCGCGGGGATCGCCACCACCACCCATGCGCTGCGCCTCAGCGGCAGATGCTCCAGGAATTCCGGGTCGCCCACATCGCCGTAGATTCCCGGCAGGCCGCGCCTGCGCCATCGGGCCATGGCATCGGGGTCGAAGTCGACGCCGAGCACGGACATGCCCCTCCCGGTCAGTCCCTTCGCGATCTCCCGTCCGTAACGGCCCAGGCCGAACAGGACGACGTCGTAGGCGCCGCCCGGGTCGGCGGCGTCGGCCGCCTCCTCCCGATGCGGCACCGCGCGCTCGAACGGGCCGAGCAGCTTCTCGACCAGCCCGTAGAGCGGCTGCGAATAGACGATCATGTAAGTGGACAGCGTGATCGTCACGAGGCCGACCAGGGTGACCAGCCCCATCGCCTCGGGCCTGACATGCCCCAGCGACACCCCCATCGCCATGAAGATCAGCGAAAACTCGCTGATCTGCGCCACCGTCAGCCCGGCCATGAACCCGGTCCGCTTGCGATAGCCCATGTAGCCCATGATGGCGAGCACGATCAGCGGATTGCCGATCAGCACGAAGAGCGCCAGGATGAGCGATGCGCCGAGCTGGTCGCCGAGTACGCCCAGCTCCAGCCGGGCACCAAGGCCGATGAAGAAGAACAGCAGCAGGAAATCGCGCAGGCTGGCCA is part of the Skermanella rosea genome and harbors:
- a CDS encoding methyl-accepting chemotaxis protein → MSRTDLAGTITFVNRAFSEISGFSEEELLGAPHNIIRHPDMPADAFADLWRTIKAGRSWEGMVKNRTRSGDHYWVRANVTPVVEGGAVTGYVSIRSKPTREEVGQAEAGYAALREGRAGAMALEEGEIVGTGMAARAAAAWHGLRVRLVASFALIIAMMIAVGWLGLGGMEGSNGRLQTVYADRVVPLRDLKRISDAYAVSVVDASHKVNNGNFGWDEGAASVAAARSEIRSLWKTYLDTLLTAEEAALVEQARRLMTAADTAVEELARLLAARDSAGLDGFVRSRLYQTIDPVTEKLAELINLQLRVSEAETRSAQESFRIRFQAVIGLVALCIAITALFAYGLVRAIQRPVGRLEVHFQAIAAGDAHHRIDLPRTREFRRVTAQLRTMWAHLLYGVQARAELDRKAEADRVAALLAMADTVEREAGHAVEQVAMRTGSMAADADGMAASAERVSLNAGSVSSAADAALANAQTVAAATEQLSASIQEITTQVAAAGTVTRRAVEDGRHTRETIRSLSDAVASISDVVNLIQDIAGQTNLLALNATIEAARAGEAGKGFAVVASEVKNLANQTARSTEEITRQIAEIQSVTGTAVDAVERIGATIAEIDQISGGIAAAMEEQSAATREISRSVAETSVAAQEVSARIADVSHEASETGRQAVQVKAGMGEVAHATADLRAALVRVVRTSTVVTDRRRLPRFRVDEPCTVTLEGSERQARILDLSAAGALLSTAGAAAVGTIGRLDLRDGTGIGITVRDTDADGIHVEFVEGSGNGDFANSVERITRGRPMVAA
- a CDS encoding cation:proton antiporter, whose translation is MAALLALASVVGLAGLLLRQPLIVSFIAVGIIAGPDASGLVQSIEHIELLAEIGIAVLLFLVGLKLDVQLVRTLGAVALATGLGQVAFTSVFGFLICLVLGFDAVTSAYVAVALTFSSTIIIVKLLSDKREIDSLHGRIALGFLIVQDIAVVLAMVVLSAYGVGAGGGSRSGLGIVGAVGSGALLLGAVGLFIRFGAERLLARIVTLPELLVTFSIAWAVLLAAVSDWLGFGKELGGLLGGVSIASTSFREAVASRLASLRDFLLLFFFIGLGARLELGVLGDQLGASLILALFVLIGNPLIVLAIMGYMGYRKRTGFMAGLTVAQISEFSLIFMAMGVSLGHVRPEAMGLVTLVGLVTITLSTYMIVYSQPLYGLVEKLLGPFERAVPHREEAADAADPGGAYDVVLFGLGRYGREIAKGLTGRGMSVLGVDFDPDAMARWRRRGLPGIYGDVGDPEFLEHLPLRRSAWVVVAIPAHPQTISHHDFRLSLLQSLRRAGFAGRVALTGADGADREHLLLAGTDLVISPFEDAAARAVERIADAPPERTGGASAPAGRAMPPPSVARG